One stretch of Actinacidiphila sp. DG2A-62 DNA includes these proteins:
- a CDS encoding ABC transporter ATP-binding protein produces the protein MIELQGLTKRYGDKTAVDRLTFTVRPGVVTGFLGPNGAGKSTTMRMLLGLDTPTAGDVRIDGKHYAQLSEPLKHIGALLDAKAIHGGRTAYNHLLCIAQSNRIPRRRVDEVLETVGLTAVAKKRSKGFSLGMGQRLGIAGALLGDPEILMFDEPVNGLDPEGIHWIRNLMKGLAAQGRTVFVSSHLMSEMALTAEHLIVIGRGRLLADTSMADFIEQNSRSFVRLRTPERERFKDVARAAGLTAVEAGDGSFEIPDGDAAALGELAAQHRLVLHELSPQRASLEEAFMQLTAESVEYHAHGAVTPGGQLPPGAVPPVPPGGPFPPVPPGAPGAPVPPGAPVPPGVQAPPGTQYPPNAPVPPGAPQQQPPAPQWGAQWADKNRKNSKKGR, from the coding sequence ATGATTGAGTTGCAGGGGCTCACCAAGCGGTACGGGGACAAGACCGCTGTCGACCGACTGACCTTCACCGTGCGCCCCGGCGTGGTGACCGGCTTCCTCGGGCCGAACGGCGCGGGCAAGTCCACGACCATGCGGATGCTGCTCGGTCTCGACACGCCGACCGCCGGCGACGTGCGGATCGACGGAAAGCACTACGCGCAGCTGAGCGAGCCGCTGAAGCACATCGGCGCGCTGCTGGACGCGAAGGCCATCCACGGCGGGCGCACCGCGTACAACCACCTGCTGTGCATCGCGCAGTCCAACCGCATCCCGCGGCGCCGGGTGGACGAGGTGCTGGAGACCGTCGGCCTGACGGCGGTGGCCAAGAAGCGCTCCAAGGGCTTCTCCCTGGGCATGGGCCAGCGCCTGGGCATCGCGGGCGCGCTGCTCGGCGACCCGGAGATCCTGATGTTCGACGAGCCGGTCAACGGGCTGGACCCGGAGGGCATCCACTGGATCAGGAACCTGATGAAGGGTCTGGCGGCGCAGGGCCGTACGGTCTTCGTCTCCAGCCACCTGATGAGCGAGATGGCGCTGACCGCCGAGCACCTCATCGTGATCGGCCGCGGCCGGCTGCTCGCGGACACCTCGATGGCCGACTTCATCGAGCAGAACTCCCGCTCGTTCGTGCGGCTGCGCACGCCGGAGCGGGAGCGGTTCAAGGACGTCGCGCGGGCCGCGGGGCTGACCGCGGTGGAGGCCGGTGACGGCTCGTTCGAGATCCCGGACGGGGACGCGGCCGCGCTGGGCGAACTGGCCGCGCAGCACCGGCTGGTGCTGCACGAGCTGAGCCCGCAGCGGGCGTCGCTGGAGGAAGCGTTCATGCAGCTCACCGCGGAGTCGGTGGAGTACCACGCGCACGGCGCGGTGACGCCGGGCGGCCAGCTGCCGCCGGGGGCGGTGCCGCCGGTGCCGCCGGGCGGGCCCTTCCCGCCGGTCCCGCCGGGCGCGCCGGGTGCGCCGGTTCCGCCGGGTGCGCCGGTTCCGCCCGGGGTCCAGGCGCCGCCCGGGACGCAGTACCCGCCGAACGCGCCCGTGCCCCCCGGGGCGCCGCAGCAGCAGCCGCCCGCGCCGCAGTGGGGCGCGCAGTGGGCCGACAAGAACCGCAAGAACTCGAAGAAGGGCCGCTGA
- a CDS encoding ATP/GTP-binding protein — MSPRRNRPHKPAAQGSRGAGHEEGDGVSYGHGGTVEEWRGEEWVVRAVAGAASSKWYRCPGCDQEIAPGTPHVVAWREHGGVDDRRHWHRACWNAKERRTSKVQRSRNAPRH; from the coding sequence GTGTCGCCGCGACGTAACCGCCCGCACAAGCCGGCCGCTCAGGGCTCCCGCGGGGCCGGGCACGAGGAGGGGGACGGCGTCTCCTACGGCCACGGCGGCACGGTCGAGGAGTGGCGCGGCGAGGAATGGGTGGTCCGCGCGGTCGCCGGCGCGGCCTCGTCGAAGTGGTACCGCTGCCCGGGGTGCGATCAGGAGATCGCGCCGGGTACGCCGCATGTGGTCGCTTGGCGCGAGCACGGCGGGGTGGACGACCGGCGGCACTGGCACCGGGCATGCTGGAACGCGAAGGAACGCCGGACCAGCAAGGTCCAGCGTTCCCGCAACGCCCCGCGTCACTGA
- a CDS encoding cellulose-binding protein encodes MSDTSSPFGFELVRRGYDRGQVDDRITKLVADRDSALTRITALEKRIEELHLETQNAQAQMNDSEPSYAGLGARVEKILRLAEEEAKDLREEARRAAEQHRELAEAAANQVRSDAESYAADRKAKAEDEGARIVEKAKGDAGQLRAEAQKDAAAKREEADALFEETRAKAAQAAADFETNLAKRREQSERDLASRQAKAEKRLAEIEHRAEQLRLEAEKLRTDAERRARQTVETAQRQSEDIVADANAKADRIRSESERELAALTNRRDSINAQLTNVREMLATLTGAAVAAAGAPADDEPISRGVPAQQSR; translated from the coding sequence ATGAGCGACACTTCCTCCCCCTTCGGCTTCGAGCTCGTGCGGCGTGGTTACGACCGCGGTCAGGTGGACGACCGCATCACCAAGCTCGTCGCCGACCGCGACAGTGCGCTGACGCGCATCACCGCGCTGGAGAAGCGCATCGAGGAGCTGCACCTCGAAACCCAGAACGCCCAGGCTCAAATGAACGACTCGGAGCCGTCCTACGCGGGCCTCGGCGCCCGGGTGGAGAAGATCCTCCGCCTCGCCGAGGAGGAGGCGAAGGACCTGCGCGAGGAGGCCCGCCGGGCCGCCGAGCAGCACCGCGAGCTGGCCGAGGCCGCCGCCAACCAGGTGCGCAGCGACGCGGAGAGCTACGCCGCGGACCGCAAGGCCAAGGCGGAGGACGAGGGCGCGCGCATCGTCGAGAAGGCGAAGGGCGACGCCGGCCAGCTGCGCGCGGAGGCGCAGAAGGACGCCGCGGCCAAGCGTGAGGAGGCCGACGCGCTGTTCGAGGAGACCCGCGCCAAGGCCGCCCAGGCCGCCGCCGACTTCGAGACCAACCTGGCCAAGCGCCGCGAGCAGTCCGAGCGCGACCTGGCGTCCCGTCAGGCCAAGGCGGAGAAGCGGCTGGCGGAGATCGAGCACCGCGCCGAGCAGCTGCGGCTGGAGGCGGAGAAGCTGCGTACCGACGCCGAGCGCCGCGCCCGCCAGACGGTGGAGACCGCGCAGCGCCAGTCCGAGGACATCGTCGCGGACGCGAACGCCAAGGCCGACCGCATCCGCAGCGAGTCCGAGCGCGAGCTGGCGGCGCTCACCAACCGCCGCGACAGCATCAACGCCCAGCTGACCAACGTCCGCGAGATGCTGGCCACGCTGACCGGTGCGGCGGTCGCCGCGGCGGGCGCGCCCGCCGACGACGAGCCGATCTCGCGCGGCGTCCCGGCCCAGCAGTCCCGCTGA
- a CDS encoding ABC transporter permease: MAAPSAVLQSEWTKVKSVRSTVWTLTLALLLTVVVSGLICLAYRINWDDMSLTDKFTFDPTNTSLAGLFLGQLALIAFGTLLIASEYSTGMIRTSLAAVPQRTTFYVCKAAVAAALTFVIGIVISFVSFFVGQGVLSGHKTASLGDAHVVRALVGAAIYMTLMVLFAYGVATMVRSPMVALGTLIPFFFIVSSILSAIPGVKKVAKYLPDQAGQKIMQVVADPDNHTSYGPWGGIAIMAVWVAAALLGGFVLLKSRDA; this comes from the coding sequence ATGGCCGCGCCGTCCGCCGTCCTCCAGTCCGAGTGGACCAAGGTCAAGTCCGTGCGCTCCACGGTCTGGACGCTCACCCTCGCGCTGCTGCTCACCGTCGTCGTCAGCGGGCTGATCTGCCTGGCGTACCGGATCAACTGGGACGACATGAGCCTCACCGACAAGTTCACCTTCGACCCGACCAACACCAGCCTGGCCGGACTGTTCCTCGGCCAGCTCGCGCTGATCGCGTTCGGCACGCTGCTGATCGCCAGCGAGTACAGCACCGGCATGATCCGCACCTCGCTGGCCGCGGTGCCGCAGCGCACCACGTTCTACGTCTGCAAGGCGGCGGTCGCCGCGGCGCTGACCTTCGTCATCGGCATCGTGATCAGCTTCGTGTCGTTCTTCGTCGGGCAGGGCGTGCTCAGCGGCCACAAGACCGCCTCGCTCGGCGACGCGCACGTGGTGCGCGCGCTGGTCGGCGCGGCGATCTACATGACGCTGATGGTGCTGTTCGCCTACGGCGTCGCGACGATGGTCCGCAGCCCGATGGTCGCGCTGGGCACCCTGATCCCGTTCTTCTTCATCGTCTCCAGCATCCTGTCGGCGATCCCGGGCGTGAAGAAGGTCGCGAAGTACCTGCCGGACCAGGCGGGCCAGAAGATCATGCAGGTGGTGGCCGACCCCGACAACCACACGTCGTACGGCCCGTGGGGCGGCATCGCGATCATGGCCGTCTGGGTCGCCGCGGCGCTCCTCGGCGGCTTCGTCCTCCTCAAGTCCCGCGACGCGTAA
- a CDS encoding acetyl-CoA C-acetyltransferase, protein MIVAGARTPMGRLLGSLRSFSGADLGGIAIKSALERAGVSGEQVEYVIMGQVLQAGAGQIPARQAAVKAGIPMSVPALTINKVCLSGLDAIALADQLIRAGEFDIVVAGGQESMTNAPHLLPKSREGFKYGAIQMLDAMAHDGLTDAFENIAMGESTERHNTRLGIGRAAQDEFGALSHQRAAAAQKNGLFDAEITPVEIPQRKGDPVVFSQDEGIRPETTAESLGKLRPAFSKDGTITAGTASQISDGAAAVVVMSRAKAEELGLEWIAEIGAHGNVAGPDNSLQSQPSHAIEHALGKAGLTVADLDLIEINEAFAAVAVQSMKDLGVTPEKVNVNGGAIALGHPIGMSGARIVLHLALELKRRGGGTGAAALCGGGGQGDALIVHVPAR, encoded by the coding sequence GTGATCGTCGCCGGCGCGCGCACCCCGATGGGCCGCCTCCTCGGCAGTCTGCGCAGCTTCTCCGGCGCGGACCTGGGAGGCATCGCGATCAAGTCCGCGCTGGAGCGGGCCGGCGTCTCCGGCGAGCAGGTGGAGTACGTGATCATGGGCCAGGTGCTGCAGGCCGGCGCCGGGCAGATCCCGGCCCGCCAGGCAGCGGTCAAGGCCGGCATCCCGATGAGCGTGCCGGCGCTGACGATCAACAAGGTGTGCCTGTCCGGGCTGGACGCCATCGCGCTGGCCGACCAGCTGATCAGGGCCGGCGAGTTCGACATCGTGGTGGCCGGCGGCCAGGAGTCCATGACCAACGCCCCGCACCTGCTGCCCAAGTCCCGCGAGGGCTTCAAGTACGGCGCGATCCAGATGCTCGACGCGATGGCGCACGACGGGCTGACCGACGCCTTCGAGAACATCGCGATGGGCGAGTCCACCGAGCGCCACAACACCCGGCTGGGCATCGGGCGCGCCGCGCAGGACGAGTTCGGCGCGCTGTCCCACCAGCGGGCCGCCGCGGCGCAGAAGAACGGCCTGTTCGACGCCGAGATCACCCCGGTGGAGATCCCGCAGCGCAAGGGCGACCCGGTGGTCTTCAGCCAGGACGAGGGCATCCGCCCGGAGACCACGGCGGAGAGCCTGGGCAAGCTGCGGCCGGCGTTCAGCAAGGACGGCACGATCACCGCGGGCACCGCCTCGCAGATCTCCGACGGCGCCGCCGCGGTCGTGGTGATGAGCCGCGCCAAGGCCGAGGAGCTGGGCCTGGAGTGGATCGCCGAGATCGGCGCGCACGGCAACGTCGCCGGCCCGGACAACTCGCTGCAGTCCCAGCCGTCCCACGCGATCGAGCACGCGCTGGGCAAGGCCGGGCTCACCGTCGCCGACCTGGACCTGATCGAGATCAACGAGGCGTTCGCCGCGGTCGCCGTCCAGTCCATGAAGGACCTCGGGGTGACACCCGAGAAGGTGAACGTCAACGGCGGCGCCATCGCGCTGGGCCACCCCATCGGCATGTCGGGAGCCCGTATCGTGCTGCACCTGGCACTGGAGCTGAAGCGCCGCGGCGGCGGCACCGGGGCCGCGGCCCTGTGCGGCGGCGGCGGCCAGGGCGACGCCCTGATCGTCCACGTGCCGGCCCGCTGA
- a CDS encoding LLM class flavin-dependent oxidoreductase gives MRVGTFAVAAQFPGQGQGEALHRTAAAAVAAEAAGLDAVWLAEHHFVPYGVCPSAITLAGVLLGRTRRIGIGTAVSVLPTSHPVALGEQAALLHLLSGGRFTLGVGRGGPWVDLEVFGADLAAFEAGFPESLDLLLRWLREPAVAGRGPRYAFREVPVVPRSDELDGRPGPPVVVACTSPETVRLAAARGLPMLLGMHCGDEEKAGMVGLWRRAALAAGHPREAVEAAPHVSAGVVQVADTRQDAVETLLKAMPGWLQQGLSAHRTLDGSPRAMRDPHAYTELLCGLHPVGPPRLCADRLAATAEATGITRFALLAEGSGDLPTTLQNIARLGAEVLPELA, from the coding sequence ATGCGAGTTGGGACGTTCGCCGTCGCGGCGCAGTTCCCGGGCCAGGGCCAGGGCGAGGCCCTGCACCGGACGGCCGCCGCGGCCGTCGCGGCGGAGGCGGCCGGCCTCGACGCGGTCTGGCTGGCGGAACACCATTTCGTGCCCTACGGCGTCTGCCCGTCGGCCATCACCCTCGCGGGGGTCCTACTCGGCCGCACCCGGCGGATAGGCATCGGCACGGCCGTCAGCGTACTGCCGACCTCGCACCCGGTGGCGCTCGGCGAGCAGGCAGCGCTGCTGCACCTGCTGTCCGGCGGGCGGTTCACCCTCGGCGTGGGCCGCGGTGGGCCGTGGGTGGACCTGGAGGTCTTCGGCGCGGACCTGGCGGCGTTCGAGGCGGGCTTCCCCGAGTCGCTCGACCTGCTGCTGCGCTGGCTGCGCGAGCCCGCGGTGGCCGGGCGGGGGCCGCGGTACGCGTTCCGCGAGGTGCCGGTGGTGCCGCGCTCGGACGAGCTGGACGGCCGGCCGGGACCGCCGGTGGTGGTGGCGTGCACCTCGCCCGAGACCGTACGGCTGGCCGCCGCGCGCGGGCTGCCGATGCTGCTGGGGATGCACTGCGGCGACGAGGAGAAGGCCGGGATGGTCGGGCTGTGGCGGCGCGCCGCGCTGGCCGCGGGCCATCCGCGCGAGGCGGTCGAGGCGGCGCCGCACGTCTCGGCGGGCGTCGTGCAGGTCGCGGACACGCGGCAGGACGCGGTGGAGACGCTGCTCAAGGCGATGCCCGGGTGGCTGCAGCAGGGGCTGTCCGCGCACCGCACCCTGGACGGCAGCCCGCGGGCGATGCGCGACCCGCACGCGTACACCGAACTCCTCTGCGGGCTGCACCCGGTGGGGCCGCCGCGGCTGTGCGCCGACCGGCTCGCGGCGACCGCGGAGGCGACCGGCATCACCCGGTTCGCGCTGCTCGCGGAGGGCTCGGGCGACCTGCCGACGACGTTGCAGAACATCGCCAGGCTCGGCGCGGAGGTGCTTCCGGAACTGGCCTGA
- the scy gene encoding polarized growth protein Scy, with protein sequence MRGNDSYRADDHLSLLEAEMERLRTERGKAVDHADDLGYQVEVLRAKLHEARRNLAARPAYDTIGHQADQLLRNAQIQADQLRADAERELREARAQTQRLLQEQAEHQSRFEAQWHAEATARRRQLDEELAERRATVETHVNENVAWAEQLRARSESQARRLLEETRAEAEAALAAARAEATRLAEQTSQRLTQEAEAARAEAEQLLRRARADAERLLTAASAQAAEATTEAEQLRTSTRSESDEARTRAAELSRLAEERMREADEALRTARAEADRLREEAAAGAAKRLAATETENEQRTRTARAEIARMVAEATKEAEAAKAEAEQTVADARAEAERIRAEAQEAARAKAQEDAAAQLAQAARSAEEILTKASEDAKSTTKAAAEEAERIRREAEAEAERLRSEAETSAQELRGAAQDDTEEYRARTVELQEEARRLRGEAEQLRAEAVAEGERIRGEARREAVQQIEEAASKAEELLAKAKADGDEMRQGASVEAERMRTESVERASALNDKAEEALRAARAEAEELHAEAERQAAALKEGAERAAQEQRAEADSLVARMRAEAEADLVRLREEAEARLTAAEQGLRDAHAEADRIRAEAAEEAERLRQETAERNRTLLEQAEAEAVRLRDEAAADAAQTRAEGESVAVRLQADAAAEAEQRRTEAQETADRVRAEAAAAAERLGVEAAEALAAAKEEAARRRREAEELLEAARTEAGQEREQARRDSDELLATARRRVEEAAAEADRLVAEAEQRATELVAAAEATAQQVRDSVAHLHAEAEEEIAGLRSAAEHAAQQLRADAQGEADRLHADANSERERASEDAARMRREAHEEAAEARSLADRTVTEAIEESDRLRAQAREDANRLRTDAANQADQLVGKAREEAERLGAKSREALAAAEHEAEQSRANSQRMLDEAREAANKRRSEAAEQADELIGKAQAEAVKTAAEAEERADAMVGAARAEAERLVAEGTAEGNGLVEKARQDADTLLHEARTHATETRDRTDELRRRVEAEVEELHERARKEAAEAMKSVGERVDKLVAAATEQLAEAEAKAAEIKSTATSEATKVRIAAVKKVEGLLKEAEQKRTEAEREAERVKGEARAEAERMVAEGRRELDTLMRRREDINAEISRVQDVLEALESFETPGAGTKNAVAAGASAGTTRTSGKRNDDAPLD encoded by the coding sequence GTGCGGGGCAACGACAGCTACCGGGCTGACGACCACCTCTCCCTGCTCGAAGCCGAGATGGAGCGGCTTCGGACCGAGCGGGGCAAGGCCGTCGACCACGCCGACGACCTCGGGTACCAGGTCGAGGTGCTGCGCGCCAAGCTGCACGAGGCGCGGCGCAATCTCGCCGCCCGCCCGGCGTACGACACCATCGGGCACCAGGCCGACCAGTTGCTGCGCAACGCCCAGATCCAGGCCGACCAGCTGCGCGCCGACGCCGAGCGGGAGCTGCGCGAGGCGCGCGCCCAGACCCAGCGGCTGCTCCAGGAGCAGGCCGAGCACCAGTCCCGGTTCGAGGCCCAGTGGCACGCCGAGGCCACCGCCCGGCGCCGCCAGCTGGACGAGGAGCTGGCCGAGCGCCGCGCCACCGTCGAGACGCACGTCAACGAGAACGTGGCGTGGGCCGAGCAGCTGCGAGCCCGCAGCGAGTCCCAGGCCCGCAGGCTGCTGGAGGAGACCCGCGCGGAGGCCGAGGCGGCGCTCGCCGCGGCCCGCGCCGAGGCCACCCGGCTCGCCGAGCAGACCAGCCAGCGGCTGACCCAGGAGGCCGAGGCGGCCCGCGCCGAGGCCGAGCAGCTGCTGCGCCGGGCCCGTGCCGACGCCGAGCGGCTGCTGACCGCCGCGTCCGCGCAGGCCGCGGAGGCCACCACCGAGGCCGAGCAGCTGCGCACCTCCACCCGCAGCGAGTCCGACGAGGCCCGTACCCGCGCCGCCGAGCTGTCCCGGCTGGCCGAGGAGCGGATGCGGGAGGCCGACGAGGCGCTGCGCACCGCCCGCGCCGAGGCCGACCGGCTGCGCGAGGAGGCCGCCGCCGGCGCCGCCAAGCGGCTGGCCGCCACCGAGACCGAGAACGAGCAGCGCACCCGCACCGCGCGCGCCGAGATCGCCCGGATGGTCGCCGAGGCCACCAAGGAGGCGGAGGCGGCGAAGGCGGAGGCCGAGCAGACCGTCGCCGACGCCCGCGCGGAGGCCGAGCGGATCAGGGCCGAGGCGCAGGAGGCGGCCAGGGCCAAGGCCCAGGAGGACGCCGCCGCCCAGCTCGCGCAGGCCGCCAGGTCCGCCGAGGAGATCCTCACCAAGGCGTCGGAGGACGCGAAGTCCACCACGAAGGCCGCGGCCGAGGAGGCCGAGCGCATCCGCCGGGAGGCCGAGGCGGAGGCCGAGCGGCTGCGCAGCGAGGCCGAGACCTCGGCACAGGAGCTGCGCGGCGCCGCCCAGGACGACACCGAGGAGTACCGGGCCCGCACCGTCGAGCTGCAGGAGGAGGCCCGGCGGCTGCGCGGCGAGGCCGAGCAGCTGCGCGCCGAGGCGGTCGCCGAGGGCGAGCGGATCCGCGGCGAGGCCCGGCGCGAGGCGGTCCAGCAGATCGAGGAGGCCGCGAGCAAGGCCGAGGAGCTGCTCGCCAAGGCCAAGGCCGACGGCGACGAGATGCGCCAGGGCGCGTCCGTCGAGGCCGAGCGGATGCGCACCGAGTCCGTGGAGCGTGCCTCGGCGCTGAACGACAAGGCCGAGGAGGCGCTGCGGGCCGCCCGCGCGGAGGCCGAGGAGCTGCACGCCGAGGCCGAGCGGCAGGCCGCCGCGCTGAAGGAGGGCGCCGAGCGGGCCGCCCAGGAGCAGCGCGCCGAGGCCGACTCCCTGGTGGCCCGGATGCGCGCCGAGGCCGAGGCGGACCTGGTCCGGCTGCGCGAGGAGGCCGAGGCCCGGCTGACCGCGGCCGAGCAGGGCCTGCGGGACGCGCACGCGGAGGCGGACCGCATCCGCGCCGAGGCCGCCGAGGAGGCGGAGCGGCTGCGGCAGGAGACCGCCGAGCGCAACCGCACCCTGCTGGAGCAGGCCGAGGCCGAGGCGGTCAGGCTGCGCGACGAGGCCGCGGCGGACGCGGCGCAGACCCGCGCCGAGGGCGAGTCCGTCGCGGTGCGGCTGCAGGCCGACGCGGCGGCGGAGGCCGAGCAGCGCAGGACGGAGGCGCAGGAGACCGCCGACCGGGTGCGCGCCGAGGCCGCGGCGGCGGCCGAGCGGCTGGGCGTCGAGGCGGCCGAGGCGCTGGCCGCGGCCAAGGAGGAGGCGGCCCGCCGCCGGCGCGAGGCCGAGGAGCTGCTGGAGGCGGCGCGCACCGAGGCCGGCCAGGAGCGCGAGCAGGCCCGCCGGGACAGCGACGAGCTGCTGGCGACCGCCCGCCGACGGGTGGAGGAGGCGGCGGCCGAGGCCGACCGGCTGGTGGCCGAGGCGGAGCAGCGGGCGACCGAGCTGGTCGCCGCGGCGGAGGCGACCGCGCAGCAGGTGCGGGACTCGGTGGCGCATCTGCACGCCGAGGCCGAGGAGGAGATCGCCGGGCTGCGCTCGGCGGCCGAGCACGCCGCGCAGCAGCTGCGCGCGGACGCGCAGGGCGAGGCGGACCGGCTGCACGCGGACGCCAACTCCGAGCGGGAGCGCGCCTCGGAGGACGCGGCGCGGATGCGCCGGGAGGCGCACGAGGAGGCGGCCGAGGCCCGTTCGCTGGCCGACCGCACGGTCACCGAGGCGATAGAGGAGTCCGACCGGCTGCGCGCGCAGGCCCGCGAGGACGCCAACCGGCTGCGCACCGACGCCGCGAACCAGGCCGACCAGCTCGTCGGCAAGGCCCGCGAGGAGGCGGAGCGGCTGGGCGCCAAGTCCCGCGAGGCGCTGGCCGCCGCGGAGCACGAGGCCGAGCAGTCCCGGGCGAACTCCCAGCGGATGCTGGACGAGGCGCGCGAGGCGGCCAACAAGCGCCGCAGCGAGGCCGCGGAGCAGGCCGACGAGCTGATCGGCAAGGCGCAGGCGGAGGCGGTGAAGACCGCGGCCGAGGCCGAGGAGCGGGCGGACGCGATGGTGGGCGCGGCCCGCGCGGAGGCCGAGCGGCTGGTCGCCGAGGGCACCGCGGAGGGCAACGGCCTGGTGGAGAAGGCCCGTCAGGACGCCGACACCCTGCTGCACGAGGCCCGCACCCACGCCACCGAGACCCGCGACCGCACCGACGAGCTGCGCCGGCGGGTGGAGGCGGAGGTCGAAGAGCTGCACGAGCGCGCCCGCAAGGAGGCCGCGGAGGCGATGAAGTCGGTCGGCGAGCGGGTCGACAAGCTGGTGGCCGCCGCGACCGAGCAGCTCGCCGAGGCGGAGGCGAAGGCCGCGGAGATCAAGTCGACCGCGACCTCGGAGGCGACCAAGGTCCGTATCGCGGCGGTGAAGAAGGTGGAGGGCCTGCTGAAGGAGGCCGAGCAGAAGCGGACCGAGGCCGAGCGGGAGGCCGAGCGGGTCAAGGGGGAGGCACGCGCGGAGGCCGAGCGGATGGTCGCCGAGGGCAGACGCGAACTGGACACGCTGATGCGCCGCCGGGAGGACATCAACGCGGAGATCTCCCGGGTGCAGGACGTGCTGGAGGCGCTGGAGTCGTTCGAGACGCCGGGCGCCGGCACGAAGAACGCCGTCGCGGCGGGCGCCTCGGCAGGAACCACCCGAACGAGTGGCAAGCGCAACGACGATGCTCCACTCGATTGA
- the mce gene encoding methylmalonyl-CoA epimerase: MFTRIDHIGIACRDLDATVGFYRATYGFEVFHTEVNEEQGVREAMLRISGTSDGGASYIQLLEPTREDSAVGKWLAKNGEGVHHIAFGTGDVDAASAAVRDKGVRVLYDEPRHGTMGSRITFLHPKDCHGVLTELVTSAGQGQGDGPAREAGAR; this comes from the coding sequence ATGTTCACGCGCATCGACCACATCGGGATCGCCTGCCGCGACCTCGACGCGACCGTCGGTTTCTACCGTGCCACGTACGGCTTCGAGGTGTTCCACACCGAGGTCAACGAGGAGCAGGGCGTCCGCGAGGCCATGCTCAGGATCAGCGGCACCTCCGACGGCGGCGCCTCGTACATCCAGCTGCTGGAGCCGACCCGCGAGGACTCGGCGGTCGGCAAGTGGCTGGCCAAGAACGGCGAGGGCGTGCACCACATCGCCTTCGGCACCGGTGACGTGGACGCGGCCTCCGCGGCCGTCCGCGACAAGGGCGTACGGGTCCTGTACGACGAGCCGCGGCACGGCACCATGGGGTCGCGGATCACCTTCCTGCACCCCAAGGACTGCCACGGCGTGCTCACCGAACTGGTGACCTCGGCCGGCCAGGGGCAGGGGGACGGCCCCGCGCGGGAGGCCGGCGCCCGCTGA
- a CDS encoding SCO5389 family protein: MSLDVSPALLEAAERGEVDEQEFVDCVRTSLPYAWEMISSLVAQLKVDGGEFADNQVPPPSEKERGQLLRALASDAIRGALQRHFGVRLAFQNCHRVAVFPLDPAVDAAYGRFTSVRSQLLNQSPELRDC, translated from the coding sequence ATGTCCCTCGACGTCTCACCGGCCCTTCTCGAAGCGGCCGAGCGAGGCGAGGTCGACGAGCAGGAGTTCGTCGACTGCGTCCGGACGTCCCTCCCGTACGCGTGGGAGATGATCAGCTCGCTGGTGGCGCAACTCAAGGTCGACGGGGGCGAGTTCGCCGACAACCAGGTGCCGCCGCCCAGCGAGAAGGAGCGCGGCCAGCTGCTGCGCGCGCTGGCGAGCGACGCGATCCGGGGTGCGCTGCAACGGCACTTCGGGGTGCGGCTGGCGTTCCAGAACTGCCACCGTGTCGCGGTGTTCCCGCTCGACCCCGCGGTCGACGCGGCGTACGGCAGGTTCACCTCCGTGCGGTCCCAACTGCTCAACCAGTCGCCGGAGTTGCGCGACTGCTGA